One stretch of Saccharomonospora xinjiangensis XJ-54 DNA includes these proteins:
- a CDS encoding heavy-metal-associated domain-containing protein gives MAQQTYTVTGMTCQHCVLSVTEEVSEINGVTDVAVDLPTGKVTVTSDRDLGTDEVRAAVEEAGYQLTA, from the coding sequence ATGGCTCAGCAGACGTACACAGTGACCGGCATGACCTGCCAGCACTGCGTGCTCTCGGTGACCGAAGAGGTCAGCGAGATCAACGGAGTGACCGACGTGGCGGTGGACCTCCCGACCGGCAAGGTCACCGTCACCAGCGACCGCGACCTCGGAACGGACGAGGTGCGCGCCGCTGTGGAAGAAGCCGGATATCAGCTGACTGCCTGA
- a CDS encoding ferredoxin: MRITIDFDRCESHGLCALTAPEVFRIDDDGFTQYNAEPDPSERDNVVQAVRDCPVQAIRILAGGES, from the coding sequence ATGCGAATCACGATCGACTTCGACCGCTGCGAGAGCCACGGGCTGTGCGCGCTGACCGCACCAGAGGTCTTCCGGATCGACGACGACGGCTTCACGCAGTACAACGCGGAGCCGGACCCCTCGGAGCGGGACAACGTCGTACAGGCCGTCCGGGACTGCCCGGTGCAGGCCATCCGGATTCTCGCGGGAGGCGAGTCGTGA